ACAGCCTATCACGAGACAGTGTGGTTAGCCACAGGCTGCTGGAGTTTGAAATAAGACAGTTTGAAATAAGGACATAAAAAGACTTGAGAAGTGAGCAATAAAACTGAAGCCTCTAAATCCTAGGAAGCTGGCAAAAACCCAGCTAGCTGTACAGCACAGAGGGATTCGATGACTCCCGAGTCTCCTGGGAGAAGCTGCAAAGGAAGTCACGCTGGGAAAGCATGCTGTGGGCTATTTGCCTGGCAAGCCTTGCCCAGTTCAATCTTTTGTGGCAGGAAGTTTCTCTTCCACCGaaatttggttgttttttcttcccaccccccctcccccccaggtaGAGAACAGCAAAAGTATAAGCAACGTGCATAAATAAAAGACTGGCAGCACCTAAACAGCCCCATGTTCTCCACCTCACTGTAAATAACTCCGCGTTACTGATACTGTATTTGTTTTCAGGGCTGAGCCTCCAGCACGTATCAGCTGAATTTTCAATGTTGTCGTTTTCCCCAGATGAATCAAAATCAGCCTAGGGTGAAGGCTAGAAAAACAGGGCAATGGCAAGGTGTTCAGCCTCACAAGTGAAGCGGATGAGGTCCTTGGGAAGAGTCATCCATTCAAGGCATCCAGCACCTCCTACGGTTGACCACCCTGCCTTTTCTTTTCCATCCCCCACGCTATATATACTGTCCCTCTATATTTTGGTTTTGCACATGTTTCTTTAGAACAAACAGTGGTGCACACATCACCCCACtaagtgaaaaaatgttttgctcagcAATCTATGTGAGATGGAACACATGGTGTAAATCTTTCTAGTGGGAGTATTCCTGTTACCTCTTTCTGAACCGTTGCCTTCTCACTCTAATCATCGTCCTCATCACGAACCCGCAGTCAACAGCTtctttctgagaagcactgaACATCAGGAGATTGTTCCAGTCTCGGGCTGAGTAAGAAGGGAGGACCACATCTCCTCCCTTCAACACAGATCGTTTAAATCTATTTCGTATGATTGCACATCATCTTTCTGTTCTGAAGTGCAATACCTTTTAAAGCCTGTTAGGTATGTTAATCTTTCACTGTTCTTAACGGAACGCGAAACGCTCAGTCCTCTGACATAGCTCTTAGTTTTATATCTAGATTGTAAAAAGTTTAGATCCACGCTCTTCTATCGATGCTGTTCATTACTTTAAATGCCCACTCAGTTGATTCTACCCTGGCTTATTGGTTACTCATAACCCTCCTCCGCATTTGCTTTTCCTAGGTTAATCAGACAAATATTCCTAGTGTATTCTTGTAGCTAAGCTCTGTTCTTTTCCAGTAACCCTTCCGGGCGTATTTCTGTACCAGTTCGTCTTTCCTGGACATGGTTCATCAGAGCTGGACTCAGTAATGTCTCACCAGTCACCCAGAAGCTTGACTGTGTGCACAGCAGAGTCACATTTGTTTTTTCACAACCGCGTTAAACTGGCAGCTCCCTTTCATCATTGACTAATAAACCCAGGTATTTTCCCATTAGTCTGCTGGAGGGTTTCCGGATTTATACAACAAATATTTATTAATCCATACGTGTGGTATCTTGCATTTTGTGCTATGACAAGTTCTTGTAGGCTCATTTCTATTGAAGGTCTCAAGTCACcaacagaaattaaattaatcaCTGAAATGATTACTCATTTCTGACTAGACTGACCAGGCTTTGTAACATTTGAAAATGGATTCTGACAATCctgtaaaaaaaatctgtgcatctCTTTGGTATTGAATGTACTTACATCACACAGATGTGTGgggctttggttttgctttggtggTTTTTGACCACCTGGGCATTGCGAGAAGCCAGCCACTAATCTTCTTTCTTCTGGACAGACCAAAGCCATGGGCTTCCtactaaaataaatttgttttgaagCTCTGTAgttcaaaaaacccaacaaacaacaCACAGAGGAACTGCACGGGGCAAGATTGCCCCCGCACTGGATGGGGCAAGCATTTGACCAAAAGACTCAGAGAGAGGACAAACGGGTTCCAAAAGGCCAGAAACATATCTGCCACTCAAAAATTCCCACTTAGGTTCGGAAACATGAAAACAAGTCAACAAGGAAGCAGAACTGCACTTGCCTGGAGAGCAGGCTGACACCTTAGGCCTTACCTACGACAAAGATGTGACAATGCAGAGGGAAGAACAGCACCGTAAGAAATGAAGCCCCAGGAGCGAGCTCCTTTTCTGACGACTTTAGGAAAGTATCTGAACAGCAGACTAGTGGCTCTGTCTGAACCGTAAGCCTCTAATTGAAACAAAGACTTTTCTCCCTGTATCAAATAATTCCGACCAGTGAtgtcagagaaaaaacacaaagggtTAATGAGCCTGTCTCCCTGCAGGACAAGGatgcaaatgcgaacatctttCCTGAGTGCCACTGGTTCCCTTGAGAAACTGTTTTATGTCTTCTCCTCAGTCATCTTCCTTTTCATTATTGTGTACATGGAACATTTTTCTCAGACTGCACCACCATCTTCCCGGCCCTTGGCCTCTATCAGGGTaaggaggcagcagctccttAGTAACACACACGTAACGCTGCCTCTCGCAAGCGCACGCCTGCGTGACGATCACAGTGCGCTCCGAGGGATCGCTAGATTTTATGAATCCCGTGTACTTTTATATACACAAGTGGGATTATTCACGGCGTGCCCTCGCGCAGACACCTTCTGCCTCCGGAGAGCTGCCCAGTTTACAACAGCAAGCACCTCTTacgccgcagccccctcccccagcacACCGGGAAGCGGAACCGAGGAGCCCGCACAGGGGTTTCCTCTGGGGCGGATGGGAAAGGCCTCTCCCCCTCGCACGCTCCCGCCCACCTACCAGAACGGTGGGGCCGCCGCCTCACCTAACAGCCCTGCACaccccacacacagacacattccccctccacgggctgcaggtcgCTCCCGGGAGGGGCTCCCGGGGGGGGCTCCCCGCCACCAagccccggcaccgccgccgccgcgggcccTTGACAGGCACTtccggccgcggggccgccgaGCGCCCGCCTAACCCCGCTCGCCGCTCGCCCGCGCTCCCATTGGCTCATCCCGCCCGGCGCGTGACCGCTGCGCGGCCGCTGGTTGGCCCTCCGGGGAAGCGCGTGCGGCGGAGCCGTCCCGAGGAGCGGcgctgggggggcgggggcgggccgcTGTCTCCACGGCGACAGCGCCGGGCGAGGGACGGGAGGGGGGCGGGCAGCCGCGCCGCGAGCCGCCGAGCCGCCGCTTGCCGTCGGCGTCACGTGCGGCTGCCGCGCCCGCCGGTTGGCCGGCGCCCTCCGGCgagggggcgcggggcggtgccACGTGACGGGgcgtcgcccccccccccccccctccgctctttctccccccccgccctcggcgcccccTCCGCGCGCCGGCCGGTTGGCTGTTGCCGTGGCgacaggggaaggagggggcggggccggcgccccACCTCAGCCGCGCCGCAGCCCGtgagcgcggccccgccgccggcagcgccgCCCAGGAGCCGCCGCCGGGGGCCGGGAGCATccgccgggcgggcgggagccgagcgggggcggcggccgggccgggccaggccggggcGGGTCGGGGcggcccatggcgggggggtgaggaggggccGTCGGCAGGTGCGGGTCGGGCGGTccgcgctggcggcggcggcggcggcggcgggaggatgCGGGAGTACAAGGTGGTGGTGCTGGGCTCGGGCGGGGTGGGGAAGTCGGCTCTCACGGTGCAGTTCGTGACCGGCACCTTCATCGAGAAGTACGACCCCACCATCGAGGACTTCTACCGCAAGGAGATCGAGGTGGACGCCTCCCCCTCCGTCCTGGAGATCCTGGACACGGCGGGCACCGAGCAGTTCGCCTCCATGCGGGACCTCTACATCAAGAACGGCCAGGGCTTCATCCTCGTCTACAGCCTGGTCAACcagcagagcttccaggacatCCGACCCATGCGCGACCAGATCATCCGCGTCAAGAGGTGACTTGCCCGGCGGCCCGCTCCTCCGCCGGCTCCGCGCCCGACGCCCACctgcggcccggcccgccggggcCTGCGGGCTGCCCGTTCCCCGGCCCCCACCCCGCGTCCGCTCCTCCCCTGCTCTCcggcccgggggctgcccgcgccccgctcggccgcctccctgcctccccgggCCGCCGGTGcctcgcccgcagccccccctccgccccgggcTCCCTGCGGGCGGGTGGCGGagcgggctcgggggggggggggggggggtgtgtgtctcCGGCGGGTCCCgccgctcgcccccccccccccccgccccgttcgcCTTTAGGACGCGGCGAGCCCGGCCTGAAGCCCGGCAGAGGGGCCGCCGCGGGCAAGCGGTGCCCCGAACGCCGTGCCGGGTCAGCCCTGGGCTGCGCCCCGCCGGCGCTGGTTTGCGAGGGGAGCGCCGGGGTGTTTTCGTGCAGCGCGCTGCCTGCGAAGGCAGGCAGAGATCTGCCTGTTCGGATACCTGCAGAGGTGTTGCCGTCAACTTCCCGCTCCGCTTGGAAGCGCGGAACGCAAAGCCCCTTGTTGGTAAAGAGATGACGGCTCGCCAGCGTTAGGCCTGACGTATGGCGGCGTTTCGCTCAAATTTCCCACGGTCGCGTTGCCAGCCGCTCTGTTCCGAGTGAGCCCACAGTGGTGAAACGCTGGTGCGTACTGCCAGTTTGTCTTTATACCCACCACGCTCTTTAGATACCTGTCAATCAGTCAGGCGTCAGAAATGCAGCCGGTCGCACTGAAGTGAGGGCAGATGCACCATTTGAAATCGTAGCAACTGTTTGAACCATAGCGTGGATGGGAAAATGCCGCTGGCCAGACGATCGCAGACTGAGGTCTGTCACTGCCCGTGCAGAGGGGTGGTAGTTGTGTTGCAGAGCTGGCTGTAGCTTTGGCTTGGACATCTGAAAGGGAAACCCTTGTAAATAACTTGGCTGGACCACAGCTGCTGGGTTTGCATCTCTGAACACCGAGTGGAGCATAAAAGGTGATAGTGGCTAATCGTACGGTCGGGTATGATCTGTTCACAGAAACTGCCTTTCCAGACCAAGGCCTGGGGAAGATGTGTTTTGAAATTGGGGAGGAGGGTGagcaggggaaaggggagggaggagacaAAGCGCTGATATTCTTGGAGACTTGCAACTTTCTCGTAGTAGGTGTTTCTTAATGTGCGTCCTGACTCTTTCACTGGGGATTTCTAAAGACCAAAGTGATGAAGTTCTTTTGAATTTATTatggaaaatgcattttccatATCCTTCAATTCTCATCGTTCCCGCATACCTTATAAAAGAACATGTTTTCTTTAAGTAGTTAGGGTAGACTTTATTCATTAATGAATGCTTTTCGTTTTCCTGTGTTTAATAAGCGATATAAATTCAGTTAGTCTCTGAATGCCTAGCTGTGGCTTTTGCAGCTTGCATTGTGCCGTGCGATGGAGTGTCCACATTCAGCTGACAAGCTGTAGGTAGGTGAAGCAGAATAGGAAGCAACTCGTACTTCCATAGTTACGTTGACTCAGCACTGCTCAGAGTGCGTCTAAACGCtgctcttatttttcttctgccatcTCTTTTACTGCAAGACTTCAACTTTTGGCTTTTGGTTAGGTACTTTGCAAAAGACATACAAGCGAAGTTTTAATCCTAAATTTCACTTATGCCAAGTAATCTAAAAGCAGCTGAAATCCTGAAAATTTTAACTGAGTTGTATTTGAAAGGGGTGTGTTGTTGACTTGCAATATTAAAAAGATGTAGTTTCAGCAAGCATACCAGATCTCACCTTGTCAACTTACCTCCTCTtatatttgtgggttttgttgttgtttttctgttttggaactTAAGTTCGCAGGCAGTGTAAGACCTAATGTGCTGTTGACTTAAGCTTGCATCCATTTTACCAGTTAAACTGGAAGAATCATGTTTACCGGTATAATATGTATTTGTACAAGGACTTCTAAATTGTAATTTACGGTTGCATAAATGCATTTAATCCATGTTGAGAGACAAATAATCATAGTCTTGTTTACTTGGGGATTTTGGATGAGATGGACCTGAAAATGACAACTATATACTTACACTGATACAAAACCATGATCTAAAAATCTCTGAACTTTCATTGTACCTGAAAACCAATTGACCAGGTCTCTAAATGGTAGGTATCTCTGCATTTTACAGGTTGTCcttgctatcttttttttcatttatttaataatCCCTGTGTTATTACGTAATTAGAGAGTAATTCTAATTACTCATCCAAAAAGTAGAAAAGCCAGGTGAAATTCCCTCTTCAGGTTGAGATGCACGCTTGAGTCTTCTGCTTCCCTGGTCTAACCACCACATACCAGGCCAAACTAAGCTGGGGGAGTCCTTCACGCCACCTAAAGAAGTTGAGTTACTTCATAGGAACGAATGACACGTTCGTGAATGAGAGAGAGGAAACAAGTGGACCTTTACTTAACGCTGAAGCTAGTGGTTAGAAGAGGTTGAGCTCACTCTTGCCAgtacagtttcttttctcattaaGTGGCTGTTTAATATTAAACAGTGCATAAATAGACTTAGAAACAAGACTGAAATCCAGGTCTCCCAGTTTTCAGAGAAGTCTCCTGATGGCAATACTACAAAGTCGAGCTTCCTCTTGTGCTGTGTAGTGTGGGTGCCTTGCAATCCCTTTCAGGCATGGCGCACAGCTTTAACGagagtggagggtgcctccgcaGCTTTTAACCAGGCAATTAAAGTTCTTTCCGGGGAAATGGTTTAAATTTAAACCACATTCTTCTTTGCaaagtaaataaaacatttttgtctAGATCTGTCTAAGGAGGAGTCAGGGTGCTTTACTGTCGGTTCTGAGTGGGCGGGTGCACCCCTAGCAGTTGTGCCCAGGCACAGGGTGGGGAAAAGGAGCAGGTTTCAGAAGCCTCGCTGTACTCTGGGCCAGCGTCTCCTGCTGGGCAGCATGCGTTGGACAAAGGATCTTGGTGATACGAAATCACAGCTGCCGTTCTTCCTCCAGATGCTGCGTCTTACGATAGTTTCTACCCAAGGAGCGACTTGGCTGTAGCTTGTGTTGTACGAAGCAATCGCTTCTGCGATCGGCTCTTCTTGCAGTGCCTGCAAGTAGCCCTGCTTATCTGGAACGTGTGCTTTAGTATCAGTACGTGGGGGGCAGGAGACCAATGAAAGGGGATGTGACCTCGGTGAGCGAAGCTGTGGATGCCTTGTTTTGCTGGATAAAGAGTGTAATCagaaggcaggagggagagggattGTTTCCTAACGTAGGGTGGTGGGTTCTGCAGAATGAGGCCGAAGGTTAGGGTTGGTCTCTGGGTTTAGGAACTCAAGAGTGCCTCCATGCTTGTTTGAAGCTGTTATCACTGATGATGATGGCAAAGTCAACAGTTTGGGAGCTCCTAGTCACTGCACAATTGACTGCTTATCTGAAATGCATTGTTCCAACCTCATGATCTTAGCGTTTTAGGCACCTAATACTGGTTTCTGGATTCCACTTATGCCTAGTCTGTCCATTAAGCCTAGTTTCTTCTGGTTCTTGCAAGTGGTGAGGGTTTGTCCTGTTAGGAGGATGGAGTGTACATAAGCATAATATTTCTTACGTGGTAGATTTGAAGGATACTCCTTACTTTCTGTATACAAGAAAGATAAAGGGATTCAAGTGCTGCTTCACTGCCTCCTGGTAAGATATTACACAAAAGATGTTATTCGTGCGTTTGTAGGTGCTGCAACTCTGGGACCTTCTTTCCCTCCAAAATGGATTTGCAAGCTTGGCAGCAAAGAACAGTCTGTTGTTTATGCTGCAGACAGAACTCACTCTAGTTTCAGAATGAACTGGTTTTTTGAAAAACCTTTTATTTCTGAGAGCAAAGCAAAGCTGGATGAGTGGGCCCATGCCAGCAGAGGTCTGCAGTGAAGTAAGAACAGAAGCTGTCAAATGAAACAGATTGGAAGTGGTACACTCCAGTTAGAGATCAAAGTTGTAGGAATAGGCAGTGAGTATGAAGATTGAGAAATGTAATTTGTTTTGTGGAAAAATGAGTTGGGTAATGTCTAACACTGTTGTGTTTGTCTTTTGAGTGATTAGAAAGCTTTCTGAAGAGAATCTGCTGATATTTACAGtatactgaattttaattttgcataTGACTTTCTCAGTATTTTTCTCCCATGAAGGTACGTTTAAACCTCATTGGGTATGTATTCTAGGTGCTTATGTAGTCTTCAGTAATTTCTCAATCTGTCCTACAGGCTTTGATATATGAATTTTTAGTAGAACCCCGTGAAAtagaaaagtattatttttattcaaGCAGAAAACTA
The window above is part of the Opisthocomus hoazin isolate bOpiHoa1 chromosome 1, bOpiHoa1.hap1, whole genome shotgun sequence genome. Proteins encoded here:
- the RAP2A gene encoding ras-related protein Rap-2a; the protein is MREYKVVVLGSGGVGKSALTVQFVTGTFIEKYDPTIEDFYRKEIEVDASPSVLEILDTAGTEQFASMRDLYIKNGQGFILVYSLVNQQSFQDIRPMRDQIIRVKRYEKVPVILVGNKVDLESEREVSLSEGRALAEEWGCPFMETSAKSKTMVDELFAEIVRQMNYAAQPDKDDPCCSACNIQ